The nucleotide window TGGATCAAGACCAACATGGCCCCTTTGCGAGGCTGGGGCCCCAAAGGGGCACGCCTGCGCGGCTTCGCCCCGCACGGTCACTGGCGTACCCTCACATTCCTCGGCGCGCTCCGCCATGACCAACTCACGGCACCCTGCGTCTTCGACGGCCCGATCAACGGCGAATGCTTCTGCGCTTATGTGAAGCACCTTCTCCTGCCAACCCTGCGCGAAGGCGACATCGTCATTCTCGACAATCTCGGAAGCCACAAGTCGAAAGCTGTCAGGCAGATGATCCAGGCTGCTGGCGCCAGGCTCTGGTACCTGCCGCCATACTCGCCCGACCTCAACCCGATCGAGCAGGCCTTCTCCAAGATCAAACACTGGATGCGGCAAGCTCAGAAGCGCACCATCGAGGACACCTGGCGCCACATCGGTCAGCTCGTCCAGGACATCCAGCCTCGCGAATGCGCCAACTACTTCGCTAACGCGGGTTATGCTTCAGTCAAAATGTGAAACGCTCTAAGATGGGTTTCGAGCCGTCGTGCCGCGTGAGAGCATCGGTGATGAGCTGGGTCTTGCCGCAGCCCGCAGGCGCTATCACCAGCCCGCGGTTTATCGAGCGCAGGTCGATTTCAACGGCTGCCATCTTCGACCCAGTCCCGAAGGCCGTCGATGACGCTGGTGAGGCTGGCATCAGCCTCGCCGTAGGCGGGGCCGACGATCGTCCGGCCCGCCGTTTCCATCGTGCTAATGGTCTTCAACCATCCAAAGCGGGCTGCCGCGTTTCCGAGGAGGGTGCGACTGTCGGGGGCCAGACCGTCTATCAACGCCTCGGTCTCCAGATCGCCGAGCGTGTTCGCGCCATTGGAGATTGTCCTGATATGCGCTTCGATCAAGGCGCGATCCTTCGTCTCGATAGCGAGCTCGAGCAGTTCGCTCACAGGACCGTCCGGCAGTGCGGCGAACAATTCCTGTTCGAGCGCTCGCCCGCCGCCCCATGCGAACACCTTGCCACCGCCCGCAATAAAAGCCGCTTCTGCCGCTGTTGGAGCGGGCTTGTCACTGTCTCTCAGGATGGCTATCCAGTAGCCGAGGGATTGCAAAGCGGTCGCGCGGCTGAAGGTCTCATCGCCGTTGCCATTGACCAAAGTCGCGCCACATGCCGACAGCGACGTCTCGCCGCTCGCGGTGAAGTGCTGGTCCAGACCACGCATTAGACCGATTTCGCTGCCGCCCTCGCACACCACAATGGACGACGCGAGTAAGGCGTGGGCGTGGGCGCGGATGGTGCCCTGTACGTCCCCGGCGTCGCTCGCGCGTCTGACTGTATGCTGCCCGCCGTTCCTGCGGACGATGTGAAGCTGGTGTGCGTTCAACTCGGCGACGGCGATCGGCGAATGGCTCGTCGCGAAAACCTGCAGCGGCGGTACTTCTTCCTTTGCGCCCAAAGCACCAAGCAGGCGAATGATGCGATGCGGCTCGAGCCCGTATTCGAGTTCGTCGATGAGAAACGTGGTGACCTTCTCGGCCGCCTTCCGCTGCAACGCCGCGATCAGCAGGCGCGACGAACCGAGGCCAAGGGCGCGGAGCGGCACCCCTTCCTCGTCATGGAGTGAGATGGTCCCGCCCGTGAAGGTGACCGAGCCGGCATCGATGAGCGCCTGGACGGCGGCGCCCACGGGCACCCCCATGTCTCCGGCAGCCGCCTTGACCAGCTTGAGCGGCTCCGCGAGTTCCTTGAGATCTTTTTGGTCGAAGGCGTCGCGCATCTCACGCGCCGCCCGCGTCAGCTCCTTTGATGCGTCGGTCTTGCCATCGGTGA belongs to Bradyrhizobium sp. SK17 and includes:
- a CDS encoding ATP-dependent endonuclease; translated protein: MALVRVLEIENFRAVKSLRWLPSPGVNCLIGPGDSGKSTILDAIDLCLGARRSLSFTDADFHALDFGHPIRIALTLGALDDPLKNIDSYGDFLVGFNSATGVVEPEPGSGLETTLTLQLTVQDDLEPEWTLVSPRAQAAGRTRNLNWADRTRVAPARLGVTGDTHLTWRRGSVLTKLTDGKTDASKELTRAAREMRDAFDQKDLKELAEPLKLVKAAAGDMGVPVGAAVQALIDAGSVTFTGGTISLHDEEGVPLRALGLGSSRLLIAALQRKAAEKVTTFLIDELEYGLEPHRIIRLLGALGAKEEVPPLQVFATSHSPIAVAELNAHQLHIVRRNGGQHTVRRASDAGDVQGTIRAHAHALLASSIVVCEGGSEIGLMRGLDQHFTASGETSLSACGATLVNGNGDETFSRATALQSLGYWIAILRDSDKPAPTAAEAAFIAGGGKVFAWGGGRALEQELFAALPDGPVSELLELAIETKDRALIEAHIRTISNGANTLGDLETEALIDGLAPDSRTLLGNAAARFGWLKTISTMETAGRTIVGPAYGEADASLTSVIDGLRDWVEDGSR
- a CDS encoding IS630 family transposase (programmed frameshift), producing MTRPLSLDLRERVVASVLAGESCRSVAERFGVAVSSVVKWSQRQRATGSVVPGKMGGHRKPVLDPHRAFIVERITQTPHLTLHGLKAELAARGVKVSHNAVWLFLRREGLRFKKTLFALEQARADVSRRRQRWRSWQAGLDPGRLVFIDETWIKTNMAPLRGWGPKGARLRGFAPHGHWRTLTFLGALRHDQLTAPCVFDGPINGECFCAYVKHLLLPTLREGDIVILDNLGSHKSKAVRQMIQAAGARLWYLPPYSPDLNPIEQAFSKIKHWMRQAQKRTIEDTWRHIGQLVQDIQPRECANYFANAGYASVKM